The following proteins are encoded in a genomic region of Coffea eugenioides isolate CCC68of chromosome 6, Ceug_1.0, whole genome shotgun sequence:
- the LOC113776338 gene encoding uncharacterized protein LOC113776338 has protein sequence MGGDGRLGLGDESPMDSGGDFNVIASSDEREGGAPANAHNMEEFNTSMFTCGLSALAFDGSRFTWTNGTLHEIVASTWETQVQGIGMGKFFKKLSAVRKALRRWNWEVFGNVTSNVQQTEQVLRQRQRDYDRRQDEESRTLLHKARALFNKVLAQECAFWHQKAGVGWLQEGDANTAYFHSLVRQRRNVNFISWIRMDEGG, from the exons ATGGGAGGCGATGGAAGGCTTGGCCTCGGGGATGAGTCACCCATGGATAGCGGTGGGGATTTCAATGTCATTGCCTCGAGCGACGAACGGGAAGGGGGAGCCCCGGCCAATGCCCACAACATGGAGGAATTCAATACATCTATGTTCACCTGCGGTCTATCCGCTTTAGCTTTTGACGGTTCCAGGTTCACATGGACTAATGGCACG CTTCATGAGATTGTGGCTTCGACATGGGAAACGCAAGTCCAGGGGATAGGTATGGGCAAGTTCTTCAAGAAGCTGAGCGCGGTGAGGAAGGCTCTGAGGCGGTGGAATTGGGAGGTATTTGGTAATGTCACATCTAATGTACAGCAGACGGAACAGGTGTTGCGGCAACGGCAGAGGGATTATGATCGACGACAGGATGAGGAGTCTAGGACTCTTCTGCATAAAGCCAGAGCACTTTTCAACAAGGTGCTAGCGCAGGAGTGCGCCTTTTGGCATCAGAAAGCAGGGGTTGGGTGGCTCCAAGAAGGGGATGCTAATACGGCGTATTTTCACTCCCTGGTCCGACAACGTCGCAATGTGAACTTCATTTCATGGATCAGGATGGATGAGGGGGGATGA